The following is a genomic window from Halodesulfovibrio sp..
TTAAGGCTAACCACAACTTCCATCACACCAGATCCGGCAGTAAGACCTACAGCAACACCAACGGCAATACCTATCAGCAATTGCAGAATAAGACCGAACTCTCCAAATCGTTTGAAAAACGACATAACTACTCCTCTTGCATGAGATAAATGGGGATTTGTTCTTTAACGGATCGTCAGCGCGAACATAGACAGCAGCGTTCGCCAGCAGTGCCGAGATCCGTTACAATTAACTAAACGCCTATATGAACCAGCTGTAATTACTTAACAGCGATTGCTTCAATTTCAACGAACACGTCTTTTGGAAGACGGGCAACTTCTACGCAACTACGTGCCGGAAAAGGTTCGGAGAAGTAAGATGCATATACTTCATTAATTGCAGCAAAGTTTTCAAGATCGCTTACAAAAACTGTTGTTTTCATAACGTTATTCAGTGAAGTACCTGCTTCTTCCAAAGTCTTCTTCACATTTTCCAATGAAACGCGAGCCTGTTCCGCAGCGGTTGCAGGAATTTCGCCAGTTGCAGCATCAATAGGAAGCTGACCGGATGTCATAACCAAGTTACCAAACTCTGCTCCATGAGAGTAAGGACCTACAGCTTCAGGAACATTTTTGCTGTTAACTGCTTTGTACATATTATTTCTCCTTAAAGATAAAAAACAAATGAGCCATAGCACGCTGTGCTATGGCTCATTTACTAGTGATAATAATTTCTCAAGTCAATTTTTTTTTATCAACTTTAAAAAAAATTCTCACAATCATAATTTATTCAGGTATCGATAAATGGTGGCTTCAGAAGCAGCAAGCACCTCAGCAACCAACGCAACAGAACCTTTGAGCAGAAAAACTCCGCGCGCCTGTAGCTTGCGCATAATCTCCATCTTTTCATCAGTAGTCATACGTTCTGGTGAGACAGACGCCTGATGCACCACATTGCGAATAATACCTTCTGTAAGCTCCTCAATATTATCCGTAAAAGTCTCAACATTAGAGTTACAAATAACATTTTCACCAGCAGGAACCTTAGGGCATCCATCAAAACCTGCTGCATCAATAAATCGATTCAACAGCTCGCGTGCTTGAACAATGTCGGATATTTCTAAATTCATACAAAGCATGCCAGCAAGTGAGCCATCATCTTCGCGAATAAAGTATGTGGCAGAATGCAAAGGAGCACCAAGGCTTGACTGAGTATGATACCCCATAACCCAGTCTGACTCTTTGTATTTTTCGGTAACAAGAAATTGCAAAGCCAAATCCGTTAAAGGAGCACCAACTGTCCTTCCTGAAATATGCCCATTCGCAATAGCTAAAACAGATTTTTCTTTTATTACAGCATCATGTAGAACAATTTCACATTTGCTTCCTAAAAAAGTGCCTAGAAATTTTACCAATGGTATGTAACGATCAATTGTACGCTGCGAACTAGATTCTTGAGGCAATAGAATCTCCTCTCTCTGATAATTTATTATTAACTACCGAGCAGATAACGAAAAGTCAATTGAAGCGGGCAAATTGTATAGAAACACCTGATAGCGTACTCACTAAAACATAGACCAAAAAAAAGACCGCGTTTCAAATGAAACGCGGTCTAAAAAATAAATCTTGGCAGCGACCTACTTTCCCACAGGCTCCCCTGCAGTATCATCGGCGATGGTCGGCTTAACTTCCGAGTTCGGAATGGGATCGGGTGTACCCCAACCTCCGTGGCCACCAAGAAAAATATAGCGGGTCAGT
Proteins encoded in this region:
- a CDS encoding PAS domain-containing protein, with the protein product MPQESSSQRTIDRYIPLVKFLGTFLGSKCEIVLHDAVIKEKSVLAIANGHISGRTVGAPLTDLALQFLVTEKYKESDWVMGYHTQSSLGAPLHSATYFIREDDGSLAGMLCMNLEISDIVQARELLNRFIDAAGFDGCPKVPAGENVICNSNVETFTDNIEELTEGIIRNVVHQASVSPERMTTDEKMEIMRKLQARGVFLLKGSVALVAEVLAASEATIYRYLNKL
- a CDS encoding RidA family protein, which gives rise to MYKAVNSKNVPEAVGPYSHGAEFGNLVMTSGQLPIDAATGEIPATAAEQARVSLENVKKTLEEAGTSLNNVMKTTVFVSDLENFAAINEVYASYFSEPFPARSCVEVARLPKDVFVEIEAIAVK